A genomic segment from Microthrixaceae bacterium encodes:
- a CDS encoding dienelactone hydrolase family protein: MRITLSTGIAAELARPTSGDAVGGLVLWADVFDIRPLFDEMAQRLADAHQWVVVCPELFPGEQHLDVAERLERTAMFVDADKVADAEAAADATGFDRVGVMGFCMGGMWAMKSLASERFERAASFYGMVRLPERWADGTMGDAIDTVRSRDAQGQLKLLAIFGTDDPWCPQSDIDELRTTTSAEVVVYEGAGHGWAQDPARDNYRPEDAADAFTRAEAFLDPV, translated from the coding sequence ATGAGAATCACCCTGTCCACCGGAATCGCTGCGGAACTCGCCCGCCCGACGAGCGGTGACGCGGTGGGTGGCCTGGTGCTGTGGGCAGATGTGTTCGATATCCGGCCGCTCTTTGACGAGATGGCCCAACGTCTCGCCGATGCGCACCAGTGGGTCGTCGTGTGCCCGGAGTTGTTCCCCGGCGAACAGCACCTCGACGTCGCCGAGCGCCTCGAACGCACCGCCATGTTCGTCGACGCCGACAAGGTGGCCGACGCCGAGGCCGCCGCTGATGCAACCGGGTTCGACCGTGTCGGCGTCATGGGGTTCTGCATGGGCGGGATGTGGGCGATGAAGAGTCTCGCGTCGGAGCGGTTCGAACGAGCGGCTTCGTTCTACGGGATGGTGCGCCTTCCGGAGAGGTGGGCCGACGGCACCATGGGCGACGCGATCGACACGGTGCGGAGCCGGGACGCGCAGGGACAACTGAAGTTGCTGGCGATCTTCGGCACCGACGATCCGTGGTGCCCGCAATCCGATATCGACGAGTTGCGCACGACGACCTCGGCCGAGGTCGTCGTGTACGAGGGCGCCGGACACGGGTGGGCACAAGACCCGGCCCGCGACAACTATCGACCCGAGGATGCGGCCGACGCGTTCACCCGGGCAGAGGCGTTTCTCGATCCGGTCTGA
- a CDS encoding VIT1/CCC1 transporter family protein gives MANDLDKLADVWAWVRDPGTVRGWIIDANDGIIATAGILQGFAGAGAGDRLLIFTATAATIAGGISAGGAKWAEDASERESQRRLARLELADIEQNPEGEIAELTAHWCARGLEPELAHVVAERLTAHDALSAQLESEYGFDKPMPALIPVLSGLGTWLAFVGGAMIPLLITYFAPLNIETWAILGAVIVALTLTAVASSRAAHLSAASTLGRSLIVGALTLSISYVAAELLLN, from the coding sequence TTGGCAAACGACCTGGACAAATTGGCCGACGTCTGGGCATGGGTCCGCGACCCTGGAACCGTGCGGGGCTGGATCATCGACGCAAACGACGGGATCATCGCCACCGCCGGAATACTCCAGGGCTTCGCCGGCGCGGGGGCCGGAGACCGCCTGTTGATCTTCACCGCCACCGCAGCGACCATCGCCGGCGGGATCAGCGCGGGCGGCGCGAAATGGGCCGAGGACGCATCCGAACGCGAATCCCAGCGACGGCTCGCCCGGCTGGAACTCGCCGACATCGAACAGAACCCCGAGGGCGAGATCGCGGAACTCACCGCCCACTGGTGTGCCCGCGGCCTCGAACCCGAACTCGCCCACGTCGTCGCCGAACGGCTGACCGCACACGACGCGCTGAGCGCCCAACTCGAGTCGGAGTACGGGTTCGACAAGCCGATGCCAGCCCTCATCCCGGTGCTCTCAGGCCTGGGCACCTGGCTGGCCTTCGTCGGCGGTGCGATGATCCCGTTGCTCATCACCTACTTCGCTCCGTTGAACATCGAAACCTGGGCGATCCTCGGGGCCGTCATCGTCGCCTTGACCCTGACCGCGGTCGCTTCGTCCCGGGCGGCCCACCTCTCTGCCGCCAGCACGCTCGGCCGAAGCCTGATCGTGGGCGCGCTCACGCTCTCCATCAGCTACGTGGCCGCCGAACTTCTCTTGAACTGA
- a CDS encoding ABC transporter substrate-binding protein, whose translation MMKTRAVRAAALATTLSLVLAGCGRDDDEAANDSPTTVADGESGGENTESAGFIDPATDCAADYNATQGINGDTITIGNVRPETGNYSIYGTVAKGLEAFVQHANSQGGITAGDGKQYKLQLETADDAYDPALTPGVVQTLVEQKGIFAMVGQIGTATNLAVRQYMNDNCVPSVALATGARDWGEAAKYPWYIGGLPPYATEAVAFIDYLKTEKPDATIALLYQDDDYGKTYQQAIAQAIEGTDITVVSEKPYNPLNETSPESKVAELATSNADVFFVGLGGTPCPVSLTKVPDTWTPMTFVSVTCSAKTAMSLLGDKEASMNVFAAQPALDPANPEHQADPAMQEVFAAGRAIGLDEATLEGGIFAVGWNFGALFARGLENAETVTRHDVMNALWSLEDEEIGIALPGAVANTNGAEDPWPFEDMRIVHRVDGLWTPVTEVISYDGKGNEFGGIG comes from the coding sequence ATGATGAAGACGCGTGCTGTTCGTGCAGCTGCGCTCGCCACCACCTTGTCGCTCGTGCTCGCCGGATGCGGTCGAGACGACGATGAGGCGGCCAACGACAGCCCCACCACCGTTGCCGATGGGGAGTCGGGCGGCGAGAACACCGAGTCCGCTGGTTTCATCGACCCAGCGACCGACTGTGCCGCCGACTACAACGCCACCCAGGGCATCAACGGCGACACCATCACCATCGGCAACGTCCGTCCGGAAACCGGCAACTACAGCATCTACGGAACCGTGGCCAAGGGCCTCGAAGCGTTCGTCCAACACGCCAACAGCCAGGGGGGCATCACCGCCGGCGACGGCAAGCAGTACAAGCTGCAGCTCGAAACCGCCGATGACGCCTACGACCCGGCCCTGACCCCCGGCGTCGTCCAGACGCTGGTGGAACAAAAGGGCATCTTCGCGATGGTCGGCCAGATCGGCACCGCAACCAACCTCGCCGTTCGTCAGTACATGAACGACAACTGCGTCCCGTCGGTTGCCCTCGCCACCGGCGCCCGCGACTGGGGGGAGGCGGCCAAGTACCCGTGGTACATCGGCGGGTTGCCGCCCTATGCGACCGAAGCGGTGGCATTCATCGACTACCTCAAGACCGAGAAGCCCGATGCCACCATCGCCCTGCTCTACCAGGACGACGACTACGGCAAGACGTATCAGCAGGCGATCGCTCAAGCGATCGAAGGCACCGATATCACCGTCGTGTCCGAAAAGCCGTACAACCCGCTCAACGAAACCTCACCGGAGTCAAAGGTTGCCGAGCTCGCCACGTCGAACGCGGATGTGTTCTTCGTCGGCCTCGGCGGCACCCCATGCCCGGTCTCGTTGACGAAGGTGCCCGACACCTGGACTCCGATGACGTTCGTGTCGGTGACCTGTTCGGCGAAGACCGCCATGTCGCTGCTCGGCGACAAGGAAGCCTCGATGAACGTCTTCGCTGCTCAACCGGCGCTCGACCCGGCCAACCCCGAACATCAGGCAGACCCGGCGATGCAGGAGGTGTTCGCCGCCGGCCGTGCCATCGGTCTCGACGAAGCCACCCTTGAGGGCGGCATCTTCGCCGTTGGCTGGAACTTCGGTGCGTTGTTCGCACGCGGCCTCGAAAACGCCGAGACCGTCACCCGCCACGACGTCATGAATGCCCTCTGGAGCCTTGAAGACGAGGAGATCGGCATCGCCCTGCCCGGTGCTGTGGCCAATACCAACGGCGCCGAAGATCCGTGGCCCTTCGAGGACATGCGCATCGTTCACCGCGTCGACGGCCTCTGGACGCCGGTCACCGAGGTCATCTCCTACGACGGTAAGGGGAACGAGTTCGGCGGCATCGGCTGA
- the disA gene encoding DNA integrity scanning diadenylate cyclase DisA: protein MAARRSKALLDALAIVAPGQPLREGLDRVVKASMGALIVVGDGPEVLNICSGGFLLDTAFSAQRLSELAKTDGAIILASDASRIARANVHLVPNPNTPTTETGTRHRTAERVARSIGVPVISVSEDMAVLTVYIHDDKHQLEPIPGLLGRCNQALQTLERYKSRLDEVAANLATAEVEDLVTVRDVVAVLQRTEIVVRIAEEIERYLVELGTDGRLVRLQLRELMAGVEDDRRMVLLDYFEPDATWNLEQAMETLSDLEMEELLEPDAVASALHLGVKDAGGSLSPRGYRMVSKVPRLPGDMAETIVGHFGTLDKLMRATVADLCAVDGVDEQWAVTVKDALGRIAESSILDRYT from the coding sequence ATGGCAGCCCGTCGAAGCAAAGCTCTTCTCGACGCTCTCGCCATCGTGGCACCGGGCCAACCGTTGCGCGAAGGCCTGGATCGAGTGGTGAAGGCGTCCATGGGCGCGCTCATCGTGGTCGGAGACGGGCCAGAGGTCCTCAATATCTGTTCAGGCGGGTTCCTGCTCGACACGGCGTTCAGCGCCCAGCGATTGTCGGAGTTGGCAAAGACCGACGGGGCCATCATCTTGGCTTCCGACGCCAGCCGGATTGCCCGAGCGAATGTGCACCTCGTTCCCAATCCGAATACTCCGACCACCGAAACCGGCACTCGCCACCGCACCGCCGAGCGCGTCGCCCGTTCGATCGGGGTTCCCGTGATTTCGGTGTCCGAGGACATGGCGGTGCTGACCGTGTACATCCACGACGACAAGCACCAACTCGAACCGATTCCAGGGCTGCTCGGTCGTTGCAACCAGGCGCTTCAGACGCTCGAGCGCTACAAGAGCCGCCTCGACGAGGTGGCCGCCAACCTCGCAACCGCCGAGGTGGAAGATCTCGTGACGGTTCGTGATGTCGTCGCGGTGCTGCAGCGCACCGAAATCGTCGTGCGAATCGCCGAGGAGATCGAGCGGTACCTGGTCGAACTCGGAACCGACGGCCGCCTCGTCCGGCTGCAGTTGCGCGAGTTGATGGCGGGAGTGGAAGACGATCGGCGAATGGTGCTGCTCGACTACTTCGAGCCCGACGCCACCTGGAATCTCGAACAGGCGATGGAAACGCTGTCGGATCTCGAGATGGAAGAACTCCTCGAACCCGACGCGGTGGCGAGTGCGCTGCACCTCGGGGTGAAAGACGCCGGTGGCAGCCTGTCACCCCGGGGATACCGCATGGTGTCCAAGGTGCCCCGCCTCCCCGGAGACATGGCCGAGACCATCGTCGGTCACTTCGGAACCCTCGACAAACTCATGCGAGCGACGGTGGCCGACCTGTGCGCCGTCGACGGGGTGGACGAGCAGTGGGCCGTCACCGTGAAAGACGCGCTCGGCAGAATCGCCGAGTCGTCGATCCTCGATCGCTACACCTGA
- a CDS encoding branched-chain amino acid ABC transporter permease produces MNDATTTAATSTSSDTTSVSRSNPARARWLSSGVVLIVLLILPNVLSSTWTTKVSGWFPMAIAALALALLTGFNGQISLGHGALYGVGAYAAGISINEWGFPYLGAMVFATVVTFCVGIVIGLPALRIKGMHLALVTVTVAVLFPQFLNQFDSITGGTTGLTVGSMQLNNRGVEVLRSIEFTAPEWTGLASDQWRYYWLLAFAVLAVFVARNVVNSRTGRAMVAIRDNETAAAVSGINVAATKVFTFGLSSALAGLAGSLFMLQLATNKANLASGSFGLQLSLYLLVAVVIGGSQSIAGPLIGTFIIVFFRDVIQPELPKRIHEIMPLLFGISLITTMFAGPGGIVGQFRHGVHKIHARRHKS; encoded by the coding sequence ATGAACGATGCAACGACGACCGCCGCCACGTCGACAAGCAGCGACACGACCTCGGTGTCTCGTTCGAACCCCGCACGAGCGCGTTGGCTCAGCAGCGGGGTCGTGCTCATCGTTTTGTTGATCCTGCCGAACGTGTTGAGTTCGACCTGGACCACCAAGGTCTCGGGTTGGTTTCCGATGGCCATCGCCGCGCTCGCGCTCGCCCTGCTCACCGGCTTCAACGGTCAGATCAGCCTCGGTCACGGGGCCCTCTACGGCGTCGGGGCCTACGCCGCCGGCATCTCCATCAACGAATGGGGCTTCCCTTACCTGGGGGCGATGGTCTTCGCCACGGTCGTGACGTTTTGTGTCGGCATCGTGATCGGGCTTCCGGCGTTGCGGATCAAGGGCATGCACCTCGCCCTCGTCACCGTCACCGTGGCCGTGCTGTTCCCGCAGTTTCTCAACCAGTTCGATTCCATCACCGGCGGCACCACCGGGCTCACCGTCGGTTCCATGCAGCTCAACAACCGTGGGGTCGAGGTGCTGCGCTCGATCGAGTTCACCGCCCCCGAATGGACCGGACTCGCGTCGGATCAATGGCGCTACTACTGGCTGTTGGCCTTCGCCGTGCTCGCTGTCTTCGTCGCACGAAACGTCGTGAACAGTCGAACCGGCCGGGCCATGGTCGCCATCCGCGACAACGAGACTGCGGCCGCGGTGTCGGGCATCAACGTGGCCGCCACCAAGGTGTTCACCTTCGGTCTCAGTTCGGCACTCGCCGGACTCGCGGGTTCGCTGTTCATGTTGCAGCTCGCCACGAACAAGGCCAACCTCGCCTCGGGCTCGTTCGGCCTTCAGCTTTCGCTGTACCTGCTCGTCGCCGTCGTGATCGGCGGCAGCCAGAGCATCGCCGGCCCGCTCATCGGCACCTTCATCATCGTGTTCTTCCGAGATGTGATTCAGCCCGAGTTGCCGAAACGCATCCACGAGATCATGCCGTTGCTGTTCGGCATCTCACTGATCACCACCATGTTCGCCGGCCCCGGGGGTATCGTCGGACAATTCCGTCACGGCGTGCACAAGATCCACGCACGACGGCACAAGAGCTGA
- a CDS encoding ABC transporter ATP-binding protein encodes MSLLDVTDIGVQFGGVTALAGLSFTIDEGQICALIGPNGAGKTTLFNVVSRLYQPSEGTVTFDGTDLLALPPHRIARLGIARTFQNLALVPGLSVLDNVIIGAHPRTTGGFWAAALRFPVAAQERRTREAAMSLLADLDLARFADRPCEGLPFGTLKRIEIARSLMSQPRILLMDEPASGLTHGEVDELGGLVRMIRDRHNLTVLLVEHHMGMVMSVSDKVVVMELGRKIAEGDPAAVQNDPRVIAAYLGEPVAGGE; translated from the coding sequence TTGTCGTTACTCGACGTCACCGACATCGGAGTCCAATTCGGCGGGGTGACGGCCCTCGCCGGGCTCTCGTTCACCATCGACGAAGGTCAGATATGCGCGCTCATCGGGCCCAACGGTGCCGGAAAGACCACGCTGTTCAACGTCGTGTCGCGCCTCTATCAACCGTCGGAGGGAACGGTGACCTTCGACGGCACCGACCTGTTGGCTCTGCCGCCGCATCGCATCGCCCGGCTCGGAATCGCCCGCACCTTCCAGAACCTGGCGCTCGTGCCCGGGCTTTCGGTGCTCGACAACGTGATCATCGGAGCGCACCCCCGCACGACCGGCGGGTTCTGGGCGGCAGCACTGCGGTTCCCGGTGGCGGCACAGGAACGCAGAACCCGCGAGGCCGCCATGTCGCTGCTCGCCGACCTGGATCTCGCCAGATTCGCCGACCGCCCCTGCGAAGGCCTCCCATTCGGCACCCTCAAACGCATCGAGATCGCCAGATCCCTCATGTCGCAACCGCGGATCCTGCTGATGGACGAGCCGGCCAGTGGCCTCACCCACGGCGAGGTCGACGAGCTCGGAGGGCTCGTACGGATGATCCGCGACCGCCACAACCTCACGGTGCTGCTCGTCGAACACCACATGGGGATGGTGATGAGCGTCTCGGACAAGGTCGTCGTGATGGAACTCGGACGAAAGATCGCCGAAGGCGACCCGGCCGCGGTCCAAAACGATCCTCGCGTCATCGCTGCCTACCTGGGCGAACCCGTCGCGGGAGGCGAATGA
- the rlmB gene encoding 23S rRNA (guanosine(2251)-2'-O)-methyltransferase RlmB, whose amino-acid sequence MSGPKKRGAASGGARGQGRNSSRAAGAKSGRSGAPGRGRGGAPRSGSAGAGPAFGGSGAQRGDRSRTNRKAPEQRGLGGTQVEGRHAVRELLLAGTRKAKEILIAEGMDRADILDDIVELAQDLRVPVREVSKKKLDGVSRTEASQGVVAVADPIKERPLEELCETQNGMAPFLVAVDGVTDPGNLGAIIRTAECAGVSGMVLPKHRAVHVTPTVTKAAAGAVEHVPMALVGGLPRAIEEMQRAGVWVLGLDMGGDVSIHEVALGAEPVCLVMGAEGAGLSRLVRERCDQVVSIPLAGQLSSLNVSTAAALAIYEVVRRRGSEARAEGPAGAAGGR is encoded by the coding sequence ATGAGTGGACCGAAAAAGCGAGGCGCAGCGTCCGGTGGGGCGCGAGGCCAAGGGCGCAACAGTTCGCGGGCAGCGGGCGCGAAATCGGGCCGCTCCGGCGCTCCGGGGAGGGGTCGCGGTGGTGCGCCGCGTAGCGGATCGGCCGGAGCCGGGCCGGCATTTGGTGGATCTGGTGCCCAGCGCGGCGACCGGTCGCGGACGAATCGCAAGGCTCCCGAACAGCGCGGGTTGGGCGGCACCCAGGTCGAGGGCCGACACGCCGTGCGGGAACTACTGCTGGCCGGCACCCGTAAGGCCAAGGAGATCCTCATCGCCGAGGGCATGGACCGCGCCGACATTCTCGACGACATCGTGGAGCTGGCCCAGGACCTGCGGGTCCCCGTCCGGGAGGTCTCGAAGAAAAAACTCGATGGCGTGAGTCGCACGGAGGCCTCGCAGGGCGTCGTCGCCGTTGCCGACCCGATCAAGGAGCGACCCCTCGAGGAGCTCTGCGAGACCCAGAATGGAATGGCCCCGTTTCTCGTGGCGGTCGACGGGGTCACCGACCCCGGCAATCTCGGGGCCATTATCCGCACCGCCGAGTGTGCCGGGGTGAGCGGCATGGTGCTTCCGAAGCATCGAGCGGTGCACGTCACCCCGACGGTGACCAAGGCCGCGGCCGGAGCGGTGGAACACGTGCCGATGGCGCTGGTCGGCGGCCTTCCCAGGGCGATCGAAGAGATGCAGCGAGCAGGGGTGTGGGTTCTGGGCCTCGACATGGGCGGCGACGTGTCGATCCACGAGGTGGCGCTCGGGGCCGAACCGGTGTGTCTTGTGATGGGGGCCGAAGGGGCGGGGTTATCGCGGCTCGTGCGGGAACGCTGCGATCAGGTGGTGTCAATTCCGCTTGCAGGGCAACTGTCCTCGCTCAACGTGTCGACGGCGGCGGCCCTGGCGATCTATGAGGTGGTGCGACGGCGCGGCAGTGAGGCCCGCGCCGAGGGGCCCGCCGGTGCGGCGGGAGGACGGTGA
- a CDS encoding Crp/Fnr family transcriptional regulator produces MIDAEKLASIGLFSDLGPDVLDQLLAQSSTLRLVRGDVIFSEGSTADSLYIVESGRIAIGNKSFDGRESMVALMTEGDLFGEMSLFDELGRSAEARALEPSMVVSIPYQPLIDLWRAQPELLWRVVGLLSQRLRNMDEALADSFFLDVTGRTAKHLLEMAGDRDEFEIPITQEELAGLVGASRERVNKAISSFVRLGWLQQNDRTYRIINRRELEIRSM; encoded by the coding sequence GTGATCGACGCTGAAAAACTGGCATCCATCGGACTGTTCTCCGATCTCGGACCCGATGTTCTCGACCAATTGCTCGCCCAATCCTCCACCCTCCGTCTGGTTCGTGGAGATGTGATCTTTTCCGAGGGCAGCACCGCTGATTCGCTCTACATCGTCGAATCCGGACGCATCGCCATCGGCAACAAATCCTTCGACGGCCGCGAATCCATGGTTGCACTCATGACCGAAGGCGACCTCTTCGGCGAGATGAGCCTGTTCGACGAACTCGGCCGCTCCGCCGAAGCCCGGGCGCTGGAACCCTCGATGGTCGTATCGATTCCCTACCAGCCGTTGATCGACCTGTGGCGTGCTCAGCCCGAGTTGTTGTGGCGGGTGGTCGGGCTGTTGTCGCAGCGGCTCCGCAACATGGACGAAGCGCTGGCAGATTCCTTCTTCCTCGATGTCACCGGCCGCACCGCCAAGCACCTGCTCGAGATGGCCGGCGACCGCGACGAGTTCGAGATTCCGATCACCCAGGAGGAACTCGCCGGCCTGGTCGGAGCATCGCGCGAGCGGGTCAACAAGGCGATCTCGAGCTTCGTTCGGCTCGGTTGGTTGCAGCAGAACGACCGCACCTACCGCATCATCAATCGACGGGAACTCGAAATCCGCTCGATGTAG
- a CDS encoding branched-chain amino acid ABC transporter permease has translation MGQFMNYLYIGLGNGAIYATLAVGLVVIYRASGLMNFAQGEMAMFTTYFVWMFSDLGLPLWLAVLAGMAAAFLLGVVTFQLLVRPIGDPAQKPLAVVIVTIGMFLAFSAAALLIWGTDDRRIPTFWSGSFGLLGGTMQWQKLLALLVLAAESLVLFILFKRTKIGLAMRAVASNPESAGLCGIPVSRILMIGWGIAAALGAVAGSLWASNSLAVNVNLMPIVLIYAFAAIIIGGFDSIAGAVVGGLAIGIVTDVLPKYLSVFEKMPLAPALIVMLLVLLVRPQGLFGTKKVSRV, from the coding sequence ATGGGCCAGTTCATGAACTACCTCTACATCGGCCTCGGCAACGGCGCGATCTACGCCACTCTCGCCGTCGGGCTCGTCGTCATCTACCGGGCGTCGGGGTTGATGAACTTCGCGCAGGGCGAAATGGCGATGTTCACCACCTATTTCGTCTGGATGTTCTCCGATCTCGGGCTGCCCCTGTGGCTGGCGGTGTTGGCCGGCATGGCGGCCGCGTTCCTCCTCGGTGTCGTCACGTTCCAACTCCTCGTGCGACCGATCGGAGACCCGGCACAAAAGCCGCTCGCCGTGGTGATCGTGACCATCGGCATGTTTCTGGCGTTCAGCGCGGCCGCCCTGCTCATCTGGGGTACCGACGATCGTCGCATTCCGACCTTCTGGTCCGGGAGCTTCGGGCTGCTCGGCGGCACCATGCAGTGGCAGAAACTCCTCGCTCTGCTGGTGCTCGCCGCCGAGTCGCTGGTGCTGTTCATCTTGTTCAAACGCACCAAGATCGGGCTTGCGATGCGAGCCGTCGCCTCCAATCCCGAATCGGCCGGGCTCTGCGGGATCCCCGTTTCTCGCATCCTCATGATCGGTTGGGGAATCGCCGCGGCCCTCGGCGCCGTCGCCGGGTCGCTGTGGGCGTCCAATTCGCTGGCCGTCAACGTCAACCTGATGCCGATCGTGCTCATCTACGCGTTCGCCGCGATCATCATCGGCGGTTTCGACTCGATCGCCGGAGCGGTCGTCGGGGGCTTGGCCATCGGAATCGTCACCGATGTCCTCCCCAAGTACCTGTCGGTCTTCGAAAAGATGCCGCTCGCACCCGCGTTGATCGTGATGTTGCTGGTCCTGCTCGTGCGTCCACAAGGGTTGTTCGGCACCAAGAAGGTGAGCCGCGTATGA
- a CDS encoding ABC transporter ATP-binding protein: protein MSLFQVTNLEAGYGIVDVLFGLDFTVEAGEAVVILGANGSGKTTTLRAVSGMLAAKGSIHFAGSEVLGKRPDQLLSLGIAHVPQGRGTIVDLTVEENLRVGAYTRTDGNVEAEIARWYDVFPRLAERRTQLAGSMSGGEQQMLAIARAFVSNPKLVLLDEPSLGLAPLVTREVFERVGDLVRETGTAVLLVEQNANLALDFASRGYVLEAGRIVSAGSADELRADDSIRKAYLGG, encoded by the coding sequence ATGTCGCTGTTTCAGGTCACCAACCTCGAAGCCGGCTACGGCATCGTCGACGTGCTCTTCGGCCTCGATTTCACCGTCGAAGCCGGCGAGGCGGTCGTCATCCTCGGTGCGAACGGCTCGGGAAAGACCACCACGCTTCGGGCGGTCTCGGGCATGTTGGCGGCCAAGGGTTCCATCCACTTCGCCGGCTCCGAGGTGCTGGGAAAGCGCCCCGATCAACTGCTGTCGCTCGGCATCGCCCACGTGCCCCAAGGCCGTGGAACGATCGTCGACCTCACCGTCGAGGAGAACCTTCGCGTCGGCGCCTACACCCGCACCGACGGCAACGTCGAGGCCGAGATCGCCCGCTGGTACGACGTCTTTCCCCGGCTCGCGGAACGCCGGACCCAACTCGCCGGCTCTATGTCGGGTGGCGAACAGCAGATGCTCGCCATCGCCCGCGCGTTCGTGAGCAACCCAAAGCTGGTGTTGCTCGACGAGCCGTCCCTCGGCCTCGCCCCACTCGTCACCCGAGAGGTGTTCGAACGGGTGGGCGACCTTGTTCGCGAGACCGGCACCGCCGTCCTACTCGTCGAACAGAACGCCAACCTGGCGTTGGACTTCGCCAGCCGCGGCTACGTGCTCGAAGCCGGGCGGATCGTCTCGGCCGGCTCCGCCGACGAGCTTCGAGCCGACGACTCGATTCGCAAGGCGTACCTGGGAGGCTGA
- the ispF gene encoding 2-C-methyl-D-erythritol 2,4-cyclodiphosphate synthase — translation MHTDVWTIVVAAGSGQRFGAPKQFELLGDRRVVDHSLAAARRNSDGVVLVTSNDGMDLGNFDADVVVGGGSTRSESVRRGLAAVPSTAEVVLVHDAARPAAGDALFRRVIEAVRSGADAAVPAIAVTDTIRRRGGSTVDRDELVAVQTPQGFRASSLRAAHAGGIDATDDATVVEANGGVVVLVDGESTNLKITERVDLVVAAQQLGVGRGGEHEGSGVEMGLDGLRVGNGFDIHRFSDDPQRALVMGGVVFEGERALHGHSDADVVAHACADALLGAVGLGDIGSHFPDTDERWRGADSMTLLAEVVRMVAAEGKVAINIDCSVIAETPKLAPHKAQMEANLSAVIGAPVSVKGRRAEGIGGLGRREGIAAMATALLMDSDG, via the coding sequence ATGCATACCGACGTGTGGACCATCGTCGTCGCCGCCGGGAGCGGTCAGCGATTCGGCGCACCGAAGCAGTTCGAGCTCCTCGGAGACCGGCGGGTGGTGGATCACTCGCTTGCCGCGGCGCGACGAAACAGCGACGGCGTGGTGTTGGTGACCTCAAACGACGGCATGGATCTGGGCAACTTCGATGCCGACGTCGTCGTCGGCGGCGGCTCGACGCGTTCGGAGTCGGTTCGGCGTGGGCTCGCCGCGGTGCCGTCGACCGCAGAGGTGGTGCTGGTTCACGACGCTGCACGGCCGGCGGCCGGCGATGCGCTGTTTCGCCGGGTGATCGAGGCGGTCCGCTCCGGCGCGGACGCGGCGGTGCCGGCGATCGCGGTGACCGACACGATCCGTCGCCGTGGTGGCTCAACGGTCGACCGGGACGAGCTGGTTGCCGTACAGACCCCGCAAGGGTTTCGTGCGTCGTCGTTGCGGGCCGCTCATGCGGGCGGGATCGACGCCACCGATGACGCGACGGTGGTCGAGGCCAACGGCGGTGTCGTGGTGTTGGTGGACGGTGAGTCGACGAATCTCAAGATCACCGAACGTGTCGATCTTGTGGTCGCGGCGCAGCAGCTGGGCGTGGGCCGCGGCGGGGAACATGAAGGTTCAGGAGTGGAAATGGGACTTGACGGACTTCGGGTCGGCAACGGATTCGACATTCATCGGTTCAGCGACGACCCGCAGCGGGCCTTGGTGATGGGCGGGGTCGTGTTCGAAGGGGAGCGGGCGCTGCACGGCCACAGCGATGCCGACGTCGTCGCCCACGCCTGCGCCGACGCCCTGCTCGGTGCCGTCGGGCTCGGCGACATCGGCTCGCACTTTCCCGACACCGATGAGCGCTGGAGAGGTGCGGATTCGATGACGCTGTTGGCCGAGGTCGTGCGGATGGTCGCAGCCGAAGGCAAGGTGGCGATCAACATCGACTGTTCGGTGATCGCGGAGACACCCAAGCTCGCGCCGCACAAGGCGCAGATGGAGGCGAACCTGTCGGCAGTGATCGGCGCACCGGTATCGGTGAAGGGGCGCCGTGCCGAGGGGATCGGCGGGCTGGGTCGACGCGAGGGAATTGCGGCGATGGCGACGGCGCTGTTGATGGATTCCGACGGGTAA